One Drosophila teissieri strain GT53w chromosome X, Prin_Dtei_1.1, whole genome shotgun sequence genomic window, GCGTTTTTAACCGTTATTTGAATTGGAATATACTTTTCATAACTCATTCATGAACAACATTGCAATGTTAAATTTACATATACCAAAATAGATGGGCAATATGTATAGAGAAACGCACTGTTGCACATGTGCAACTGAAcatctattaaaatttctatACATGTGTACATTTCGTATTAAAATCCATTAAAAGTTGTATTCTAATGTTAAGAAGGATATTCGGAATGTTTGACaccgtttataaatattaattattaaagcgTCCgcacatgcatatgtatatgtccaacatacatacatatttatataccaatATGTATACAGATTTGTCTTCACTCTGCACATACGTAAGATGTGAACTCAAGATGATTTAACGCGATGCATTTATGTTTCATTATATTTCGTTGGAGAAAATGTGTaccacacacaacacaatCGTTAAATTCACACGGAAAACATACTCTTTGTTCGCCCCGTCAGTTTTACACAAGTTATGGCGTTTTCACTCGATTACTTTCATCCACATTCAGCAGGAACCAAAAGTCTTTAACTCTTATGCTGGTTTATGTTAGTTTGTTGCTACTGCATGTTGAAtaattcacattttattttagggTTTCATcaattgattattttatttacatgccAGTATTAAAATGTTCTGAAAATTAGTGTGCCCGTCTGAGAAAATTAATCGAAAAGGCAGTCTAGCAAGCTATTAAATATCGATAACGATATAATATTGAAGTGCtgttaaaattatacattcaAGAGTGATAATTGTTGAGTACCCAAGCAAGCAAATATGAATACAGAAGAAAACATTATTTTGtcataaatttattcaaaaagtctgGCTTACACGAACAATATGCCACCGTTAGTATATTCACATATCGATATTATCTGCTTATACATAGCTTCAACTGAAAGCATACCTGGAGTTAAATTTGGCTATATCGAAATCTTTGAAAGTCCGATTTCCCCTGATAACTACACCATCGAAACccagcttttttttttcttatcgaTAAGtgctgaatttaaatttaaaatgattttttaaattttgacgTTATGTAATcattaataaaaaccaatcgattttcaataaaaaaaaatatatcggAAGCAttacaaaaatacatttttgtcgtatatatatagatttgttaaatattacttccaaaaatagcaacagctaaaatccatttaaaaatgatttatctgctaaaaaaattggtttattAATCTAAACGTAATCAAAATAAGAATTaatgaatggaaaataataataattaagtataTTCAAAggttttttagaaaataaaaaggcaaaagaaatatttaaatgcttatGAGTCGGCATTTTTACAACTACACACAGAGTGAAACTTTATTCAACAACagtaaacatatttatgtgtataatggatgtattatattaatattttttccaatGTGGCTGGTAAATTGAAGAGCGAAAACAGAAGCATTTCAGAGCATAgcgcatatgtatatgtaggtGATGCTCCACCGGGGAgcaatatataagttatgtGATGCCATTTCCGGCCGTTTCTGAAGTGTCTCACCCAATTCTACCGCGCCCTAATCTTTAACTTTTATGTAGATTTAgagtgtgggtgggtggttacTTGGTGTTCCACATTTAATCCTTGCTCTGCATGTACTTGATCAGATCGATGACGCGGTTGGAGTATCCAAACTCGTTGTCGTACCAAGAGATCAGCTTCACGAACTTGTCGTTCAGCGAAATTCCAGCCTTAGCATCGAACACCGACGAGTGGGTGTCGCTGAGGAAATCGGTGGACACGACCTCCTCATCGGTGTATCCCAAGATTCCCTTCAGGGGTCCGTTGGCGGCCTCCTGTACCTTGGCCTTAATTTCATCGTAGGATGCACCCTTGCCCAAGCGCACGGTCAAATCGACCACGGAAACGTTGGGAGTGGGCACACGGAATGCCATTCCGGTGAGCTTACCATTGAGGGCGGGGATAACCTTGCCCACGGCCTTGGCAGCTCCGGTGGAAGCTGGAATGATGTTCTGGGCAGCGCCACGTCCATCACGCCACAACTTGCCGGAAGGTCCATCGACGGTCTTCTGGGTAGCGGTGGTGGCATGAACGGTGGTCATCAGACCCTCGACGATCTCGAAGTTGTCGTTGATCACCTTGGCCAATGGAGCCAGGCAGTTGGTGGTGCACGATGCGTTGGAAACCACCTTCATGTCGGGCTTGTAGGCATCCAAGTTGACGCCGCAGACGAACATGGGAGCATCGGCGGATGGGGCCGAGATGATCACCTTCTTGGCACCGCCCTTCAAGTGAGTGGATGCCTTGTCGATGGTGGTGAACACACCAGTGGACTCCACGATGTATTCGGCACCAGCGCTGGCCCAGTTGATGTTGGCAGGGTCGCGTTCGCTGAAGACGGTGATCTTCTGGCCGTTGACCACCAGGAAACCGCCCTCGGCGGCAACGGTGCCCTTAAAACGTCCGTGGGTGGAATCGAACTTGAACAGGTAGACCATGTAGTTCACATCGATGAAGGGATCGTTGACGGCCACAACGTTAGCACCCTTATCGATGGCGGCGCGCAGAACCAAGCGACCGATGCGGCCAAATCCGTTGATACCAATCTTCGACATGGTTAACTCTTTGTTTATCTGGAAAGTAATGTATATGTGAAGCAGTTAATATTTTGGAAGTTTTCCGCGGAATGAAGAGAACCACTACCTATCGGCTTGCTTGCAAGGAATCGACTGTGATGGCTGAGAAATTTTGAGCGCTTTCTATGGGCGAAAACTCGGGTGAGAAAATTTTCAAAGTCAGATGAAGGACGTCCATGTCAAACTACCGCAATAAAAAGCGCTTTCGCTCTCAGTAACTTGAAAGCTTCATGTTACCCAACAGACTTTTTGCAAACAATattatatgaaaaaaaatggattttgtatataatatacattacTTTTTAAAAGCTTGTGATCTTAAACATTGAATGTGAGCCAGAGAGTAAATCGTTATTATCAATTTATACATAAAACTGTTTGTTGGGCTatgttttatggccatttcACCTGCTCAATTTTGTTGACGGAAGTTGAGCTTTTTTATGAGCTTTGAGAGAGAGTGCGAATTTAGACAAGTTTAGTTGCCGgtaattacatacatacacatatagaCACACAAATACCTACATGAGCACGTCTTGATGAACATCAATTGGTCATattgtacataaatatatatatacataaatgcaaatggaaaaatcCTTATATGTACAtccatacataaatacatatacatcaatttcaatattatataaatttaggGGTCATGTTTGAAGTTTTGCCGGTACAAGACATTAAtctgtatacatacatatgtgtatatatattctattcATAACTACAATATTAGATGAACTAATTGTctatgtaatttaattaaccaGTTTAATGATTTCATTTAAGCAATTGAGCTTTTGTCATTCCATTGTTATAATGAGAAAACACCTGACAGCTCAActgtgtatttaaatttcatgaATTTTCAACGCAAATGGTAATAAATTGTGTTAGTCACAAAATTCCATATACCCATAATATAGAAATTGTATAACTTTATGGTGAAATCTAAGTGAATGTGACCTTTTGAATCATACAgaatttattaatgttttCTCTTTCAGATATCAGCAGCTTAATCATAAAAAGaactgtatatatgtatgttcccTTAATCAGCCGATcctgtttatataaatattaaaacatatgTAAACGAGGCATacataatcaaaatcaattaatttgtgggcattttattcattcaattaaaaaagaagCTACAAATTAATCAATTCTCCTTCCCCTGACTAAATAATCGATATTCTGATCATTTGGGCATTCTTATTATTCGCATGGTTTCGTTTTACTTTCCAttcaaaccaaaacaaagcacAGCTGCTTGGTTAGCGATAGTGGGGTGTGTATCGTTATCGATAAGAGAATGTATATAATGCATTTTTCGATATGTATCGATATGTTTTCAGTGCAACCCTAAATTATTGATATAACAgtagaaatttaaataaatgcgccaacataaaaatgttgagaTATGCAATTAGACAGGGACATTGCTCTTGCCTTAtctttttacatatttaaaataagtttCCACAATCAGTGGttaatatttatgtgtgtcacgcttatttataaatattcgGGTTGGGCAAAAAAGTTAATTCCTTTTCAGTGAGTCATAGGTTTTACTGATAAGCAAccctttcatttgtttttaaacattCCATCTTTATATACCTAAAACGGTCAATGTATTTCAGCTTGGTGTAAATTATTGcggcattttgcatttttagaGCCATAAACAACGCACAAATCTTACCTTAAAGAACCATAGAAATCCGACTAAGAAATCTATACATTACCAAAAAACCATCCGATTAGCAAAGCATCCCtaaaagtgaataaaatatatgcagATCTTGTGAAAGTCTTGCTGCCCTTCGAGTTTGTAGGGTTATTGGATTTCATGCCAACATCCCAGGATGACTTCCTAACCTAGAAACCCCATTACAGATGGAAGCTTCTTGACGTCACAAGCTGAAGTAGGCTACCCATGTAAACTTCTCCAAAAAGGATAGGTTTCCGCTTTCCTATGCGTATTACAATAATTGTGTACCTAGTATCTCAGGGGATACATTCCGAGGATCTGGTCAGGAATGATGTCTTAAATAGCATAAATGTGActgcaaatatgtatattggtTGATGGGATGCAAATGGACTGAAATGAATACGGATTGTGTGTattgcaatttccatttaatataTCAAGCTTTCATATGAAAAGATATCATATTAGTACTTTCATTCTGGATCCCCCAACTGCAAACTTTTTGCGACTACAATGTGGCAGGTCAAAGTTGATAGAAAATGAGCGAGTGTTTtgattgaaaaaaaatttaatttgattgcatATAAATGTATGACTATTAGCATGCCAGTTTTATTAACCCGTTAATCCTGACAATCCAAAACTCTTAATTAATGTTTTCggcatgtacatatgtgcacaCGTACATTaaatgatatatgtatgtagcaTTTGCTTAACacaattttctttattatttattctagATATAACGCTGAGTTGACGGCTATGacacaaattataaattaatgttAGTAATCTtcagttttcatttaaatatgtatgtttgtatgtatgtttattaCATGAccatgttttatttaaatattcaatttgttttgttgacagcattttctgttttgcatttttgtttttgttctcaattattgttaataactaattacaaataaatcattttattgaatttgtcgatttatgtcGGCAAATAAAAcagtaattaaattacaatacaTATATGCGCATATATATGATCGCGTggcatatatactcgtatatataaacataacgtatacgtaattaaatttacacgGAAACACACATACATAGAGAAGGGTTCTGATATTAACATACTTGAGGGATGCGCGTTCTAATAACAAAGTACTcttaacacaaaaaaatgattaaaaaagaaataacacGTTGTTTTGTTCCGTTTTGGGCTGTGATAGAAAAATAGTTTAATTCAACTTACTGCTGGAGTACAAAATTCCTGACAATTCGTAAAGTGCGTTCGTAATTATGTAGcatgtattatgtattatgtattatgtattataaACCTTAGATGGACTTACTTTggcgcatttttaattatcgCAAAATACAGCAGATCAACGTTAATGACTCCTTGTTTAAGTTAAACAATAGGATTATcgtatttgtattatattttattatttaaatgttacaaAGGTTTCTTCTCATAATTTATTCATAGTTTTGAAACAGCATTAGTTTTGAAATGGCCGTCCAGAATGTCCAGAATGTACTAAAATTAAGTAAGTCCATCTATGGCGAAAAAGCAGAGCCCAAATAACTGCAGCTGTTGTAAGCTTACCAATAGTTACACATTATACATAGGAATATTCGGTTCAATATTATCAAGCATCGAAAGTCGGTAGAAATACACAAATTCTGTCCATTTGAAAtgttgatttcgatttttgaTTCAACTGggttctggattctggatttggattcggtttaggttttgtttttttggttttggtttaggTTTAGGTTTAGGCTAATTCTCGTTGCTTGAAAAACTATTCACTTTAAATCacaatttaccatttacctATCGGACCAAGATACTACTATATCGTTAAAGAATACTTCAAGAAGGTCAATAAACCAATCAGtttattacaattttcaatgaattttGGTATTGCTAGGATTTCAGATCTTTGATTTCAGAATGCTGGAATCGGTATCGGTATTGGTATCGGTATACGCGAATTTCCTATTACctcttaaaattaattaaaaagaacataataaaaatagaTAAGAACTTGATGATTCAGTATATTCGTAAGACAGCAAGACAATATCAGTATTTTCACAATATATGTAagctttagttttttgtttgcattctgCATTCATTCTGCAATCGCttcgcttcgtttcgtttcgtttgttgcatttgttgcatCTTCAAACCTCATATAagccatatatgtatgtaaaaccTCATAAGAATTCAGGGgaataaaaagaacaaaattCAACAGTATGCAATTAGAGTAGTGAGGGGGGTGAATGCTCAAATTATTTCCATGATGCTTTAATGCCCTTACTGCCGCAATTCTATGAATGTATTTGTTAAGattttgttaaacatttataaatgtattataaGATTTAAAggtgtttttcaatttattgttataGCTTATATGGCcatcatattatatataaatagttttccactttttcacTAATGCATAGTTTACATATATGTTATTTAAATcattcttatttttgtttgtatataaATTAGGGACTTAAACATAATAAgacaaaaatttgttatagtgttttctttacttttttttgttttttgttttgttttcattacttgatttataaagtttattacgcaatttttgtttttgtttcttgtttggttttctttttcttttttgttttgttttgttttacgtTTAGGTTTGCCgtgattcttttttattttttaaatgctttaactTTATTTGACTTCTTCTCTAACCCTCCTTGCATCAGGATCATCCACACATTCTGAAGTTTTATGTATTATACGCAAAAGAATATGTATTTACTTGTTGACATACATGATTACAATGATACcatcttctttttcttttacaaaGTGCAAACGACTGACTGACTTACAGACTGACTGACCAGCACCACTCCTGTCGCTCCTGGTACTCGGATTCGGACTCCGATTCGGGATCAGGACCACGACCAGGATCAGGATCGGGATGCCAGGACAACAGGGGCTGCCAGTTTTGTGCTCTCAGTTGCACGCACTCACCGCTGAAATGCGATTTGAACTAAGTTTAATTTACGTACGTTTTAAACTGTAGCTGTAACCGGAATTCTGACTAAACAACTGACTATCAGCGGGCCCATCGTTTCTTCATCAATTTCTTTATCTTTTGGtttcttattttcttgatcttgttcttggtttttgttttttctcaattttccatttacacTAATAATATTCTTGTATGCGTGTGTATGTCTATTTGTATGTTGCTGCGTATGtctgcgtttttttttgttgtttttttttttggttttattttgtttttttgtataattttagtTAATAAGTATATAGCAATATAAATAATGTTGTATATAAAgttctttgttgttgtggtcTACGTTCTAGTCAACTAGCTGCGCCCGCATATTCAAAACGTCCGGCACTCATTTAATATTAACCACAGAGGTAACACCGAATCATATACATTAGATCACAATGTAGATGATGGGTGAAACACTATCCGCAGACTGCGCAACCGTTGACCTGACCCCACCCCACCCTTTAATGCATTTTGAAgttcttttacttttactttttcctcttttttttgttgttctttgtttgtttggttttctctgttttttgttttgttttcttttgtttctgttactcttccttctgttttgttttgtttttagttccATACGCGCAAGAAGGAGTCCCACGATCCTGTTGCCACCGCCATGCCGTTCTCGGTGACACCCAGACAGGATACACGGTTGTCGTGGCCGGCGAGTATGCCGGATCGTTCTGCCTTCATCGTGTCCCATACATTGCAGTTGAAATCGTCGTAGCCCGCTAATAACAGACGTCCGCTCTTCGAGAATGCCACCGATGTGATGCCGCATATGATGTTGTCGTGCGAGTACATGGCCAACTCCTGATCGGCACGGATGTCGAACAATCGACAGGTAGCGTCGTCCGAACCTGTGGCGAATGCCTGGCCATTGGGGAAAAATGTGACCGCATTGATATCGGATTCGTGGCCGGGGAAGGTTTGTTTACAGACACCCTCCCGGATGTCCCATAGCTTGGCGGACGCATCGCAGGCGCCGGATACGAACGTTTTGCATTGGGGCGCCAGTGAGAGGGCCATCACATCGCCGGTGTGACCCAGAAACGAGGTTACCTGCAGGCCCGTCTCGATGTCCCACAATCCGCACGACATATCACCGGAGCTGGTAACGATCTGATTGTCGTCCAGGAAGCGGCAGCACGATAGATAGCCACCATGGCCGGGCAGCTCACGGGATACCCGGACATTGCCCTCGCGCGTCTTTAGGTTGTAAATTGAACACATGTTGTCGAGGCCACCGCAGGCCACATAGCTACCGGATGGGGCGTACGCACATGTCATCACCCACGAGGATCGCAGTGGAATGGCGTGGACTTTGTTCGTGGTATGCGAGTCCCAAACGATCAGTTTGCCGTCCTGTGAGGCTGATACGAGATTCCTTGAATCGTTGCCCCAGTGCATGGCGTAGATTTTCGCCAAATGGCCGCGTAATGTACGACGTGTGCGCATCTGTATGCGGCCGATGGGTTCCAGCGAGGTGGCCGCTTGCAACAGTGATGTGTCGCAGGCCGCCTTCCGGGCATCCCGGATGGCGTTCTTTAGGGACTCGGCTTCCTGCCTGAGACTGTCTAGTTCATTCATCTTGTGATCGTTGGAGACAGCGGCGCGGTCCTTATGGGATGATTTGTTTGAGGATTCGGTTTCAAATTCGGAATCGGTTGCGGATTACGAATCGGATGCGGGATTCGGCTAGCCGGCTTTCTTGATAGATCCTTCTTTGTGTGGTCGTCGGTCGGATCGGATCGAATCGGTTCGCTCTCGTTAGATGGTGCTACACATGGGGGCGGAAGTAAATGGAGGCGTTCATAAACCTAGTTATATGGTCAATTGTCAATTGTGGGTGTACTTACGCTTACTTTTTTTAAGCTGGCCAGTAGCTTAGTCGGATGAAAAGCTTTGGATGATTACGCTTGCATACGGCGTTTATTTTGTGCACTCTAGTATGGATAAATCATGAACTTGGTTCTGCAAgagttggttttttgttttttagttgattttttttttattttcgtttctttttttatatcgAATAGTACTATTCACGCATTATATTCTCGGTACGGTGTGCTTTTATTTCTGACTTTAGTTCATAGTCGTCGTCCTGTTTGCTCTGCCAATTGAACTATTTGCTTTTtctattagtttttttttttaacttaactttttgtttggtaTGTGCGGTTGGTGTATTTCAGTTCCCTGTGgagtttttggtttgttaaATATATACTACGTTAGTTGGGGGGAAGGGA contains:
- the LOC122623066 gene encoding glyceraldehyde-3-phosphate dehydrogenase 2 — encoded protein: MSKIGINGFGRIGRLVLRAAIDKGANVVAVNDPFIDVNYMVYLFKFDSTHGRFKGTVAAEGGFLVVNGQKITVFSERDPANINWASAGAEYIVESTGVFTTIDKASTHLKGGAKKVIISAPSADAPMFVCGVNLDAYKPDMKVVSNASCTTNCLAPLAKVINDNFEIVEGLMTTVHATTATQKTVDGPSGKLWRDGRGAAQNIIPASTGAAKAVGKVIPALNGKLTGMAFRVPTPNVSVVDLTVRLGKGASYDEIKAKVQEAANGPLKGILGYTDEEVVSTDFLSDTHSSVFDAKAGISLNDKFVKLISWYDNEFGYSNRVIDLIKYMQSKD
- the LOC122624058 gene encoding guanine nucleotide-binding protein subunit beta-1, with the protein product MNELDSLRQEAESLKNAIRDARKAACDTSLLQAATSLEPIGRIQMRTRRTLRGHLAKIYAMHWGNDSRNLVSASQDGKLIVWDSHTTNKVHAIPLRSSWVMTCAYAPSGSYVACGGLDNMCSIYNLKTREGNVRVSRELPGHGGYLSCCRFLDDNQIVTSSGDMSCGLWDIETGLQVTSFLGHTGDVMALSLAPQCKTFVSGACDASAKLWDIREGVCKQTFPGHESDINAVTFFPNGQAFATGSDDATCRLFDIRADQELAMYSHDNIICGITSVAFSKSGRLLLAGYDDFNCNVWDTMKAERSGILAGHDNRVSCLGVTENGMAVATGSWDSFLRVWN